Proteins from one Cryptomeria japonica chromosome 4, Sugi_1.0, whole genome shotgun sequence genomic window:
- the LOC131874847 gene encoding uncharacterized protein LOC131874847, whose amino-acid sequence MASRGFEFPVSAVSSSIPVMLGSSASSPPKPLSGVTAADAPTPLHGVTAAWTTRTPLMATAAYAPTPFFPSTSACAPTPFFGGNAAYMLTPYRTADYTPTPLFGASTVCPRKPFFDPIPAQSSTLDFDVSLSTPGTAFSTPCTPFNTPSGNSRSTFVTPATSPASGTSATQSSSASQQTLPFRSFDSSSSTTGATTNTIPLCGKATALTQTTTCDAVTVPFSSGPTSTTKSAAYPRFTFSSSEASVTTPAPSVIANFGEWDRPMEIAGQLDSYNLMLRHCMKQKYATMVGRDQLYESVSREEVGRDWALIDEYQAQADRGSLQIQHDEARERERQMQMEVQQLYATIDALKVEQDRMRGELEKLHQIEVQQLCTKIDALKVEQDRVQQLCAKIDALKVEQDRVQQLCVKIDALKIEQDRVRGELETLHQMRVEDIR is encoded by the exons ATGGCGAGCAGAGGATTTGAATTCCCTGTATCAGCCGTGAGTTCATCAATTCCTGTCATGCTTGGATCTTCGGCTTCTTCGCCACCAAAACCTCTCTCCGGCGTCACTGCGGCTGATGCACCTACGCCTCTCCACGGTGTCACTGCGGCTTGGACGACTCGGACACCCTTGATGGCTACTGCGGCTTACGCGCCTACACCTTTCTTCCCCAGCACTTCGGCTTGCGCGCCTACGCCTTTCTTCGGCGGCAATGCAGCTTACATGCTTACACCTTACCGTACTGCGGATTACACGCCTACGCCTCTCTTCGGCGCCTCTACGGTTTGTCCGCGTAAGCCTTTCTTCGACCCAATCCCTGCACAATCTTCTACACTGGATTTTGATGTGTCTTTGAGCACTCCGGGCACAGCATTTTCTACACCATGCACGCCTTTCAACACCCCGTCGGGGAATTCTAGGTCGACTTTTGTTACTCCGGCCACTTCACCTGCTTCTGGAACGTCAGCGACTCAATCTTCCTCTGCATCTCAACAGACACTTCCGTTTCGTAGTTTTGATTCGTCTTCTTCAACCACCGGTGCAACTACAAATACAATTCCCTTGTGTGGTAAAGCGACGGCGCTAACACAGACCACTACTTGTGATGCTGTAACCGTGCCATTTTCATCAGGACCAACTTCCACTACCAAATCCGCTGCATATCCCCGTTTTACGTTTTCGTCTTCAGAGGCATCTGTAACAACTCCTGCACCTTCAGTAATTG CTAACTTTGGAGAGTGGGATAGGCCAATGGAAATAGCGGGCCAATTAGACAGTTATAATCTTATGTTGAGACATTGTATGAAACAGAAATATGCTACTATGGTAGGGAGGGATCAACTTTATGAGAGTGTATCAAGGGAAGAGGTTGGGAGAGATTGGGCCCTAATTGACGAATACCAAGCTCAAGCAGATCGGGGTAGTCTGCAGATCCAACATGATGAGGCTCgggagagggagagacaaatgCAGATGGAGGTGCAACAACTATATGCTACGATAGATGCACTCAAAGTAGAACAAGATCGTATGCGAGGAGAGCTCGAGAAACTTCATCAGATAGAGGTGCAACAACTATGTACTAAGATAGATGCACTTAAAGTGGAGCAAGATCGTGTGCAACAACTGTGTGCTAAGATAGATGCACTCAAAGTAGAGCAAGATCGTGTGCAACAACTATGTGTTAAGATAGATGCACTCAAAATAGAACAAGATCGTGTGCGAGGAGAGCTCGAGACACTTCATCAGATGAGAGTAGAAGATATCAGATGA